A section of the Triticum dicoccoides isolate Atlit2015 ecotype Zavitan chromosome 7A, WEW_v2.0, whole genome shotgun sequence genome encodes:
- the LOC119332416 gene encoding triacylglycerol lipase 2-like, with amino-acid sequence MILHHLMARNLFVVSLLILSLVFNSCTAHSWRNNSSLDDVGPRCEPSSHPFGLCKTRAAAFGYPCEDHMVTTEDGYILSLKRIPHGVSNSTQNTTRIPVLLFHGLMVDSVSWVLGTPKQSLGFILADGGFDVWFANTRGTNSSRNHTSLTPDDPEYWNWTWDQLAAYDLPAVLQHVYDHTGGQKVHYIGHSLGTLIILAAFSEHRLLHLVRSAVLLCPIAYLYKTKSKLTRLATQILLAEAFHFLGYREFNPVGPVSHEILLIICGDPEIDCYDLFTAVMGPDCCLNASTVCNFLQHATQSTSIKNLIHMSQMIRYEGVRRYDYGNAKENMKHYSQPSPPLYNLSSIPTHVPMFLTHGGQDFLGDVPDTRHLLKTLVRTHDSDNMEVLYVPDYAHADFVIGYNAPQLVYGPMVDFLQRH; translated from the exons ATGATTCTACATCATCTGATGGCCAGGAATTTATTTGTAGTTAGTTTGTTGATTCTTTCGCTTGTCTTTAACTCATGCACAGCTCACTCATGGAGGAACAATAGTTCTCTGGATGATGTTGGTCCACGTTGTGAACCTTCTTCCCATCCGTTTGGTCTGTGCAAGACAAGAGCAGCAGCTTTTGGCTATCCATGTGAAGATCACATG GTCACAACAGAAGATGGTTATATTCTTAGCCTAAAGAGGATTCCTCATGGTGTTTCTAACTCGACCCAGAATACAACGAGGATACCAGTACTACTATTCCACGGGCTCATGGTG GATAGCGTTTCTTGGGTACTGGGTACGCCAAAACAATCACTTGGATTTATTTTGGCAGATGGTGGGTTTGATGTTTGGTTTGCCAACACCCGTGGAACTAATTCCAGTCGGAACCATACCTCGCTCACCCCAGATGATCCG GAGTACTGGAATTGGACGTGGGACCAACTTGCTGCCTATGATCTTCCTGCCGTGCTTCAGCATGTCTATGATCACACAGGAGGCCAGAAAGTCCACTATATCGGTCACTCCCTG GGAACCTTGATTATTCTTGCAGCCTTCTCAGAGCACAGGTTACTTCATTTAGTTCGATCGGCTGTGTTGCTCTGCCCAATTGCTTATCTGTATAAGACAAAATCAAAACTCACCCGGCTTGCTACTCAAATCCTCCTTGCAGAA GCATTTCACTTTCTAGGATATCGTGAGTTCAATCCTGTTGG GCCAGTTTCACATGAAATTCTGCTCATAATATGCGGTGACCCTGAAATCGACTGCTACGACCTATTTACGGCTGTTATGG GACCGGACTGCTGCCTCAATGCTTCAACTGTATGTAACTTCCTGCAGCATGCTACACAGTCCACCTCTATCAAGAACCTTATTCACATGTCGCAGA TGATCAGGTACGAAGGGGTCAGAAGGTATGACTATGGCAACGCCAAGGAAAACATGAAGCATTATAGCCAGCCAAGCCCCCCGCTGTACAACCTCTCATCCATCCCCACCCATGTCCCCATGTTCCTCACCCATGGCGGCCAAGACTTCCTCGGCGATGTCCCTGACACCAGGCACCTCCTGAAGACTCTTGTCAGAACCCATGACAGCGACAACATGGAGGTACTGTACGTGCCCGACTACGCCCACGCTGATTTCGTGATAGGATATAATGCTCCGCAACTCGTATATGGGCCGATGGTCGACTTCCTTCAGCGCCACTGA
- the LOC119331269 gene encoding triacylglycerol lipase 2-like, translating into MILHNSMATSLFLMSLLMLLLDSNPCTALSWRNNSLVDDIGIPCPVSPHPFTMCKSEAEAYGYPCEDHKVTTEDGYILSLKRIPHGHDTDNSTGDQKTRQPILLFHGLFVDGVSWLLGTPEQSLGFILADGGFDVWLANTRGTNTSRKHTSLSPKDPAFWDWSWDQIAEYDLPAVLEFVYHHTGRQKVHYIGHSLGTLIILAAFSEHKLLHLVRSAVLLCPIAYLSRTRSDLTRLAAQMFLAEAVYRIGIHEFNPVGKVAAQLLAKVCGDPKIDCHDVFSALAGPDCCLNKSTTCAFMLHAPQPTSMRNLIHLSQMVRSEGVRRYDYGNAKENMKHYKQPHPPLYNLSSIPTHVPMLLTHGGQDFLGDVPDTRHLLKTLVRNHDSDNIEVQYLPDYAHADFVIAYNAPRLVYEPMVDFFQRH; encoded by the exons ATGATTCTACATAATTCGATGGCTACGAGTTTATTTCTAATGAGTTTGTTGATGCTTTTGCTTGACTCTAACCCCTGCACAGCTCTCTCATGGAGGAACAATAGTTTAGTGGATGATATTGGTATACCATGTCCAGTTTCTCCGCATCCATTTACTATGTGCAAGTCAGAGGCAGAAGCTTACGGCTATCCATGTGAAGATCACAAG GTCACAACTGAAGATGGATATATTCTTAGCTTAAAAAGGATTCCTCATGGTCATGATACTGATAACTCAACCGGGGATCAGAAGACAAGGCAACCAATACTGCTATTCCACGGGCTTTTTGTG GATGGCGTTTCTTGGCTACTGGGTACACCAGAACAATCACTTGGCTTTATTTTGGCAGATGGTGGGTTTGATGTTTGGCTAGCGAACACTCGTGGAACTAATACCAGCCGCAAACATACATCGCTGTCCCCAAAAGATCCG GCTTTCTGGGATTGGTCGTGGGACCAAATTGCTGAATATGATCTTCCAGCCGTGCTTGAGTTTGTTTATCACCACACAGGACGTCAAAAAGTCCACTATATCGGTCACTCACTG GGAACCTTGATTATTCTTGCAGCCTTCTCTGAGCACAAGTTACTACACTTAGTCCGATCAGCTGTGTTGCTCTGCCCAATTGCTTATCTGAGCAGAACTAGATCCGATCTCACCCGGCTTGCTGctcaaatgttcctggcagaa GCAGTTTACCGTATAGGTATTCATGAGTTCAATCCTGTTGG AAAAGTTGCAGCTCAACTTCTAGCCAAAGTATGTGGCGACCCTAAAATTGACTGCCACGATGTATTTTCTGCTCTTGCAG GACCGGACTGTTGCCTCAATAAATCAACTACATGTGCCTTCATGCTGCATGCTCCACAGCCTACGTCTATGAGAAACCTTATTCACTTGTCGCAGA TGGTCAGGAGCGAAGGGGTCAGAAGGTACGACTATGGCAACGCCAAGGAAAACATGAAGCATTACAAGCAGCCACACCCTCCGCTGTACAACCTCTCATCCATTCCGACCCATGTCCCCATGCTCCTGACGCATGGCGGCCAAGACTTCCTCGGCGATGTCCCTGACACCAGGCACCTCCTGAAGACACTGGTCAGAAACCATGACTCCGATAACATCGAGGTGCAATACTTGCCCGACTATGCTCATGCTGACTTTGTGATAGCCTATAATGCTCCACGCCTCGTATATGAACCGATGGTCGACTTCTTTCAACGTCACTGA